The genomic DNA CGGACGCCGGTCAACGCACCGACCATCCAATTAAAAACGCGGCTGGGCAAGACCTTGTGCCACGGATCGTGCCGGACCTGCTTCCATCCGCTGACGACATCAAAACCTTCGTGCAGCCGCTGCAGGAAACGCGGGATCTCTTTCGGATCGTCCTGCAGATCGCCATCCATCGTGATGATGAAGGTGCCGCGAGCGGCGTCGAACCCGGCCGCCAAGCCGGCAGCTTTTCCAAAGTTGGTGCGAAAGCGGAGCCCTTGCACGCGGGGGTCGCGAGCTGCCAAGCCCTGCACTTTTTGCCACGATGCGTCGGTCGATCCGTCGTCGATGAAAATCATCTCGGCGTCGTATCCGTTTTCTTGAACGACTTCGCTGATCGCCGCATGCAATTCATCGAGGCTGTCCTCTTCATTGCAGACCGGGATCACAAAGCTGATCGATTCAGCGGCAGCGGCGGGGGGGGTGGGCTGAGTCACTGTAAAATGAAGCTGCGAATTGGAGGGGATAAAGGGTCGGCAAGCGGGCCAACTTGCCAGCTGGGGATCGCGGTGGCGAGCCCGACATCATAGCCCAGGGCCTGGGAAAACGCTATCTCAAGGGTTTTGTTCGATCGCGTCGGCCAGCGATTTTAGAAACGCTTCGATCTCCTGCTCGGTCGTGTTCCAGGAACACATCAGCCGCGATTCACCGACGCCAATGAAGTCGTGGAAGTGCCAACCGGCGGACCGCAGCGCCGCGGCGACCGCCGGTGGAAACTGCAGGAAGACCGCGTTGGATTCGACATTATTGCGAACGCTGACGCCCGGGAACGCCTGCAACCGCTCGGCAAACAGGCGGGCCATCGCGTTGGCATGCTGAGCGTTTTTCAGCCAGACTCCCGATTCCAACAGACCAACCCAAGGCGCCGACAGGTATCGCATCTTCGAAGCCAATTGGCCGGCCTGCTTGCAGCGGTACTCGAACTCATAGGCGAGATCGTCATCGAAGAAGACGACACAGTCGCCGACCGCCATCCCGTTTTTGGTTCCGCCCAGGCACAGCACATCGACTCCGGCCTTCCAAGTCAGCTCTTTCGGAGAGACGTTTAATGTCGCCAGCGCGTTGGCGAATCGCGAACCATCCATGTGCAGGTTCAAGTGCAAGCGTCGCGCGGTTTCGTAGATCCGGTCGAGATCCTCGCTGCGATAGACGGTCCCCATCTCCGTCGCTTGAGTGATGCTGAGCACTTTGGGTTTGGGGAAATGGACGTCCGATCGGCGGCGGACCACTTTTTCCACAGCCGCCGGATCGACGCGGCCTCCTTCGCCTTCGACCAACAACAATTTCGTGCCGTTGGAAAAGAACTCCGGGCCACCACATTCATCCGTCTCCACGTGTGCCAATTGATGAGCCAACACGCTGTGATACGACTGGCACATCGACGCTAGCGCCAACGAATTTGCGGCCGTTCCGTTGAAGATGAAATAGACGTGGCAATCGAATTCGAAGATCTCACGGACTAGATCACGAGCCCGTTTGGTCCATGGGTCGTCCCCATAAGAGGCTGCGTATCCGCTGTTGGCTTCCAACATCGCATTCCACGCTTCGGGACAGACTCCCGAAGTGTTGTCGCTGGCAAACTGAAATCCAGGTTCGATGGCGTTCATCGTCTTCGTCGATCCCGAGGTTGAAAAGTCTTCGCAAACGTTCGGATCCTAGCTTAACGAGAATGAATCATTGCGATAGTGCGTAGATGTCTTTCATTTCGCTGCGATTCATGTCACAATAAAGCACCCCCGCCTCCAATCCTCCTTCCTATTCCCGCTGCCTCGCGACTGCGAAGTTTCGCTTCGCACGATGCGTCTGCGTATCGGGCCCCTCCTTCCCGTCAGGTTTGCGATGCATCAGAAACCTTTCGTCACCCTAGGCTTGATTGTCGCTGGGATCAGTTTCCTGCTGCCCCAAGTTGTCGCTGGCAGCGAGCCAGCCGATTCACCGCAGTTCGAAACGCACGTCCGCGCGATCTTTAAAAAGCACTGCTTCCATTGCCACGGCGAAGAGGAGCATCCCGAGGGATCGTTGGATCTACGGCTGGTTCGCTTCATGCACTCCGGCGGCGATTCGGGCCCCGCGATCATCCCCGGTGCCGCCGACGAAAGCGTTCTTTTCCAACGGATGCGCGATGGCGAGATGCCGCCGGACGAGAGCAAGCTGTGCAGCGAAGAGGAGCTTGAAATCGTGCGACAGTGGATCGAGGCGGGAGCGACAACGCTTCGCCCCGAGCCCGAATCGATCGATGACACGATGTTGATCACCGAAGAGGAACGATCGCATTGGTCGTTGCAGCCGATCGTTCGGCCTTCCGTTCCGCAAGTTGCCGACGCTGAGGCGGTTGCCAACCCAATCGACGCCTTTTTGTTGGCCAAGCTGGAAGCGAGAGGATTTGGATTCAGTCCTCGCGCCCCTGCAAATGCCTTGATTCGCCGGCTGTTCATCGATCTGCACGGCGTGCCGCCAACGCCGCAAGATGTCGAAGCGTTTGCCGCCGACAACGATCAGGTCGCCTGGCAGCAATGGATCGATCGCTTATTGAGCAAACATGAGTATGGCGAACGCTGGGCCCGGCACTGGCTGGACGTCGCCGGTTACGCCGACAGCGAAGGCTACAACGATGTCGACGCGCCGCGGCCCCATGCGTGGCGATACCGCGACTATGTGATCCGCGCCTTTAATAACGACAAGCCGTTCGATCGTTTCATCCACGAACAACTGGCTGGCGACGAAATGATCTCCACGCCGCTGAACAACTTAAGCGCCGAAGACGCCGAATTGCTGACCGCGACCGGATTCTTGCGGATGGCTCCCGATGGGACTGGCGGCGCTGTCGACGACGTCAACGTGGCTCGCAACGCAACGATCGCCGACACCGTCACGATCGTTTCATCTTCGTTGCTGGCGATGACTGTCGGTTGCGCGCAATGTCACGACCATCGCTACGATCCGATCTCGCACGAAGACTACTTCCGTTTCCGAGCGATCTTCGAGCCGGGATTCGATTGGCAGAAATGGCGTAGCCCGCCGAAGCGTTTGGTTTCGCTGT from Rosistilla oblonga includes the following:
- a CDS encoding threonine aldolase family protein — protein: MNAIEPGFQFASDNTSGVCPEAWNAMLEANSGYAASYGDDPWTKRARDLVREIFEFDCHVYFIFNGTAANSLALASMCQSYHSVLAHQLAHVETDECGGPEFFSNGTKLLLVEGEGGRVDPAAVEKVVRRRSDVHFPKPKVLSITQATEMGTVYRSEDLDRIYETARRLHLNLHMDGSRFANALATLNVSPKELTWKAGVDVLCLGGTKNGMAVGDCVVFFDDDLAYEFEYRCKQAGQLASKMRYLSAPWVGLLESGVWLKNAQHANAMARLFAERLQAFPGVSVRNNVESNAVFLQFPPAVAAALRSAGWHFHDFIGVGESRLMCSWNTTEQEIEAFLKSLADAIEQNP